The genomic region atagcgactacctgtctaatgtggctaacgaccggtgatttcggaacggcggtcgctaatttgttttctatagcgaccgatttctgtcagccattttctgctctcggcagtcatccctcataaaatccccggaaaattcagacacatcgaccctggcttgattatacaaacaaaggagcaccacaaccctggcctgagtatataaacaaaagacccctaccacctattagcctataattactgtagctgccctggcctggggctcggtaagaggggagtcgggtcaccatgcgtgtcggtattacattacaactgtgcataggtggcttcatttgacacggacagttaattttgtgattacaactaggatacaccacttcaataacaaacactggtcaaatctgtcaacaagatttactcacatgaaagccaatattgcctttcttaatcgtagctgtcgatactagcgtttgtactgccgccatctttaattagtcaatactaataaaaagtcgtaaactgacacaaatattcggatttcaatttgggtcagaaaaaaatattttggttttaagaagtaagactataacatgaaataattagtagtaacacaaatataattaattaattaattattgtgtattctttttctttatttatgaaagaaagggagataatttgatagatacatatagcattatttcagaacaaaattaaaaaaaaaaaaatctataagaccattttgagttatattttgtgtgtgggtccacaaatcattaaatattaaacccttcagatttataaagtttatgcatttatttaacttctgactggtcttctgaatgccctgttcaatgacaatttatttatggcagttttaagtaaattggttggtgcaataattttgacctgtctataaaggcaacctgtctatagtgaccgtttttctgcctccccttgggcggtcgctatagacaggtttgactgtatatctaGAAcatagagtgtatatctataacctagtgtatatctataacctagagtgtatatctataacctagagtgtatatatataacttatagtgtatatctataacctatagtgtatatctataacctagagtgtatatctataacctagattgtatatctataacatatagtgtatatctataacctagagtgtatatctataacctagagtgtatatctacaacctatagtgtatatctataacatagagtgtatatctataacctagaatgtatatctataacctatagtgtatatctataacctatagtgTAAGTGTCGATACATTTCCATAACCATATCAACATGACATCAGTAtcgaatacatgtacatcctaTAAACTAGATTTTAAGTGTGGCTATCTTTTGATAAATACTACAGAATATCCTAAAATGAAATGATCctttattaatttaattaatatctAATTTAGATATTGGAGAGAGACTGTAGGGATGATTTGGATCAATCCATGTATGTCAATCAGATACTAACCTGCTGGACTCGAGGCGCATGAGGGCCTCAGTCGGAGGGTCTCTCCACTCCGGTATGAACACAATAAATGACAAAGGTTCCTGGGTATCGCCTAGCAAACCCTGCAAACATGTAAATGTCTTGTGTAAACtcacaatacatgtacttatcaAGTATACAAGATTTAACTGAAACAGATGATCAACATTGTTAACCTAGCCAGCATTGATATAGTTGTCTCACTATAAAGTTGCACTAGTAATGAAGTTGTTTCTTTTTCCAGCCACTAGTAATCCAGCAGTCTGGCTATCCAGTTGatccactatccagtcaccactaatccagtcaccactaatccagttgtcctactatccagtcaccactaatccatatgtcctactatccagtcaccactaatccatatgtcctactatccagtcaccactaatccatatgtcctactatccagtcaccactaatccatatgtcctactatccagtcaccactaatccatatgtcctactatccagtcaccactaatccatatgtcctactatccagtcaccactaatccatatgtcctactatccagtcaccactaatccagttgtcctactatccagtcaccactaatccagttgatccactatccagtcaccactaatccagttgtccttctatccagtcaccactaatccatatgtcccactaatccagttatcctactatccagtcaccactaatccagttatcccactatccagtcaccactaatccagttgatccactatccagtcaccactaatccagttgtcctactatccagtcaccactaatccatatgtcccactaatccagttatcctactatccagtcaccactaatccagttatcctactatccagtcaccactaatccagctgtcccactaatccagttgtcctattttccagtcaccactaattcAGCTGTCCTACTATCCTGTCACTACCAATTTAGTTGTCCAACTATCccgtcatcattaattaatCATTAAGAAAGCGTTTTTAACTTGGATAAATGAGTTGAAATTCTTACACCTTCTTACTCCCTATTCTCCTTGGATATGCTGAAAATATTACCTCAAAATGGTCCACCATTGCTTCCATGAGTTCCTCACAAAATGGTGGATTGGCTTCAAAAGACCCAGACACTGGATGGAATTTCAAAATTGATCTGTAAAATCAACATGCAAATTTTGTCAATGAATTTTACTGTATAATTCTAGAAAAGAAAttgtttatagcaatatagccaaattgccAAGTTTTTGCCCCACCCCTCAACCCCCGGGGCGGATCAGCCCAATGATTTGgataattttgaatcccaaccacTTTGGAGGGTCAGGtgcaccatttgtacaattttaaatcatCATCACCTAGAGATGCTTCCAGTGATGTATTAGTGATATaaaatatgagtgatatacaGTGCATAGTTCTAGAGATGGCGTTTATAACAATACAGCCAAATTGACCTCTTTTGGCCCTGCCCTTCAGTCCCCTGGCAGTCaacctcaccatttgtacaattttgaatcccttcCACCTTGTGATGCTTCCAGTCATATTAAGTTAAATTCCAATCAGTGGATTAAAGAAAAAGTTTTTTGAAGAACTTGATGGTGAAAAAACAGATGGCTATCAGATCACCTCTTCATACTACCAGAGTAACAAAATAGTAGCATAATCAAAGAAGTtttcatgtacaatgtaaagATGACTTACCCACGAGAACCAAAGTAAGAATCTGTATCTTCAAACGCTGAACAGTACTGCCTGAAGTAGCAGTTCAATGGGGATGCAAAACACTCAAATGAAACACCAAACACACGATTCAAACACTCAAACACAGGGACAGGAAGGGCTCCTTGTAAACCAAATCCTTCATTGGCATGAATCCCAAACAATGTCTGAAATACCAAGACAACAAATTGTGAGTAAATTATACTTCCCCACCAGAGCAAAAAACTATACTCCCCCACCACTCAACAGTAAGCAAACTATACTCCCCTACATGTGAACAGAagactagaaaatgtctgtaaaaaATGAACACTTGAAACCCCGAAACACAatttggtgaggatcgcatcagcagttcctgagattagctaggTTTTAATACATTGCATCGGGATGGGACGAAATGAGACGGAATGACAGGGGCATAAAAACCATACTCCCCAAACTTTGTCCAGAAAGAAAACCATATGTCCCAACCTCTCAACAGTAAGCAAACCAAACTCCCCCACCTGACCATAGAGAAAGCTATAATCCCCCCACTTCTACCCAGAAAGAAAACTATACTCCCCCATTTCTGACCAGTGGTATGTTACTACTTGGCTATTACTATCTAAAGTATGGCACATAATACTCTTCCATCCCAATAGGTATGCATTAATCAGTTTTCCAAGGTATACCCACACACAAATCATTAAGATCTTACACTCCAAAGTACAGGAAAAGCCCTGAATATTAGTTTCAGATAGACAAAAGTATATTGAATAGTAGCTCTCTTTTAGAATTCAAGGTATAGCTCACCTATATATTTCACCAAATTGACAAAAACTTctatatgaattatataataACCACTTTCCTAGTTAAGGAtctaaaattgatttaattggcattgtttagttttaaagaagttgtttatatcaaatgcagtcaaattaatataaattgacCGACTTTGGCCCCCAAGGCCCCCAGGGGGTGGGGGGTCaccctcaccatttgtacaattttggatccccaccccatggtgatgctaccaggcttCATGGTTTCATCTACATCAATATAgccaaactgaccccttttggccccactcCTCAGGACCCTAAGGGGTCAGCCCCGccattgtacaattttgagtccacaccccataaggatgcttctgaccaagtTTGGTCAAATTatgatcagcggttatgaagaagtcaattcCTTCAgatcaggtgagctaaaaatgtgtTTCAAGACAAAGTCTAACATATACTTTCATCCAAAACGGCATTTGTATTAATAAAGAatagtgatatctatatttatacacaacacaccaaaacagtatgaaagtcaaaaatttattgaatggaaccaataacttgttcaggctcatattaaatattatctaaaggttttggcattcttaggggctgctcattcttacaactaaataacatcaactaacaatattacataataaatttttactcgctactcaaaagatacacctaaacaattaagatactaattatactataggggcatgcaacccccaagctagagcgatcatagcttagctagctatgactaatagagaggagagaaacctagcttgagcgacctcaagccacagagtaagcagttggtagctaaaaagcaggcagttctgctaagactgtttcagatggggcgacccccgagcttgggcgatcccaagcatatcatctacataagaaataaatacacaaaatatgatataatgaattgggggcaagaaattccccgaatttaaaAGTGCTAATATCACGGCGTGATAAATTCATTACTGTGAGTGATATCCTCTAACTATTCCTTACTAAGAAGAGCagcccaaaataaaaataaaaatgtgacagcttgcattgtaacaaaataaagCTTATAATTAACCAACACAGATGTACAAAAAGGTGCTGCGAGCCGGCTGCCCCAACCTGAATCAGGGAGATAGGTTTATCCAATGCTCAGACCAGCTTGCCAGGTGTTGTCTCACCATGAGGCCTTACTTACCCCTAAACAAATGAGCCCGAAACAAGTAAAAaagacatgtaataaatataaatattataagtaaacacatataataaaaacaacatatacacatgaaaagtacaggcaatcaaaacaaaacaacagtatataaatattaaaaggtaattataatataatataaacaattatacacaaaccACAGTAAAGAAAACTGCAAATTATCAAAGGTGGAGGTGGGGCGGATGGTGgatgatgaataaaacactgctgctacaaataatcacgctgcttgaaaatgaatgcaggtggcgctatcccctgacgtatttccattggtcaagaacatcacgtgatcaaaggcgcgaggttagaaatagatatttactaacatgaagactgtgacggggtttttaaatgttgtgtacaaacaactatttagtaaacaaaatatcattttatacacaacacaccaaaacagtatgaaagtcaaaaatttattgaatggaaccaataacttgttcaggctcatattaaatattatctaaaggttttggcattcttaggggctgctcattcttacaactaaataacatcaactaacaatattacataataaatttttactcgctactcaaaagatacacctaaacaattaagatactaattatactataggggcatgcaacccccaagctagagcgatcatagcttagctagctatgactaatagagaggagagaaacctagcttgagcgacctcaagccacagagtaagcagttggtagctaaaaagcaggcagttctgctaagactgtttcagatggggcgacccccgagcttgggcgatcccaagcatatcatctacataagaaataaatacacaaaatatgatataatgaattgggggcaagaaattccccgaatttaaaAGGCCAAATCGAAGAGGTTACAATAAAGTAACCGAATGAGAGCCCCCATATACATAACGAGtacaagaaatatttaaaacataaataatagGTAAGTTGAGGAGGTAGGAAATTAGACAATTAAATTAAATCATCTAACACTTACCTGATACCGCCGTAGCAAGCACCATACTCGGGCAAGAAAATGGTCAAACCTGGGATCATCCCTACAATTAAGTCTATAGAGCTGTTCCTGTAACATACACAAGTTTGTATTCGAGTCATCAGTGAACTTTGACCTAACATATCCAACCATCTACTGGTACAAACTAATTGCTGAATTTATACAGGGGCTTcagtaatgtttttatttatatgtattagaCACCTATTAACTTGTTATACAGAAAGGCATGAAAGGGTCGAATTTTGTATGTATGAGACTTCTATTATACATAAAGGTATGATAGGGCAGAATTTTATATGTATTAGACATCTATTATACAGAAAGGTATGATAGGGCCGAATTTTATATGTATTAGACACCTATTATACATAAAGGTACAATAGGgccaaattttatatgtattagACATCTATTATACAGAAAGGGACTAAAATTTTAACATCACAATTAACATATGTACTTGAAGACTTGgtttatcagtaaaaaaaatgaCTGAGATTAATCACGTCTTAGAATTTTTGAATTCAACTCAGGATTCACATGCTTCTTACCAGTTTATGAAAATGTGAGCTGTTGATTCTTAGAGTTTCTGTTTTGAACTTAAGGCTGTGAACCTCATTTTCTGTCTGCATTTCGACCTGTGGCAGTCGCGGACATGGAATCACCATCTGTATTGGGTAACAAACTACCTTACGCTTGTGTGTTGGTTCTGGAAATGGTGGAACCTCTGAAAATGTAACAGAAACATCATGGTAAATTTATATGAGTATACAGCATGACATTGTACATGGAGAAGAAAGACTGAAAGTGATGCGTTAATTCTGTGTTAGTAAGTGAAAATTCTTGCATAAACTGTACAAGCTTTCATAAGTTGATCAACTATATCTGACAACCCCAAtccaaataaacattttattttccacAGAAAATGTTTCATAAACAGAAGGGGTAACTTGCTAACTCACGATTGATGTTGCTTTCTTTCAATATCTGCCAGTGTTTTTCATGCAGAGTTTTGACTGTGTCGACTGACATGTTGAAGATCTTACTACAGATGCCCTCCACCGATCCCTTAGCTGTTTCTGTGAGGTGAGGTTGACACTGCCGTTTGAGATGAGCAAGTCGTTCCTGTAACAAACAATGCTTACATTACGCAACAATATTATGTAACATACAGGAATGTGTAAATATGGGACCAATATGTAGATGATACATGTTGTAACATTTAGATAACATTATTGTATGGACCAATATGTAGGTGATACATGTTGTAACACTTcgattacattattgtatggacCAATATGTAGGTGATACATGTTGTAACACTTcgattacattattgtatggacCAATATGTAGGTGATACATGTTTTAACACTtcaattacattattgtatggacCAATATGTAGGTGATACATGTTTTAACACTTcgattacattattgtatggacCAATATGTAGGTGATACATGTTTTAACACTTcgattacattattgtatggacCAATATGTAGGTGATACATGTTTTAACACTtcaattacattattgtatggacCAATATGTAGGTGATACATGTTTTAACACTTcgattacattattgtatggacCAATATGTAGGTGATACATGTTTTAACACTTcgattacattattgtatggacCAATATGTAGGTGATACATGTTTTAACACTTcgattacattattgtatggacCAATATGTAGGTGATACATGTTTTAACACCTcgattacattattgtatggacCAATATGTAGGTGATACATGTTTTAACACTTcgattacattattgtatggacCAATATGTAGGTGATACATGTTTTAACACTTcgattacattattgtatggacCAATATGTAGGTGATACATGTTTTAACACTTcgattacattattgtatggacCAATATGTAGGTGATACATGTTTTAACACTTcgattacattattgtatggacCAATATGTAGGTGATACATGTTGTAACACTTggattacattattgtatggacCAATATGTAGGTGGTACATGTTGTAACACTTggattacattattgtatggacCAATATGTAGGTGGTACATGTTGTAACACTttgattacattattgtatggacCAATATGTAGGTGATACATGTTGTAACACTTcgattacattattgtatggacCAATATGTAGGTGATACATGTTTTAACACCTcgattacattattgtatggacCAATATGTAGGTGATACATGTTTTAACACTTcgattacattattgtatggacCAATATGTAGGTGATACATGTTTTAACACTTcgattacattattgtatggacCAATATGTAGGTGATACATGTTTTAACACTTcgattacattattgtatggacCAATATGTAGGTGATACATGTTTTAACACTTcgattacattattgtatggacCAATATGTAGGTGATACATGTTGTAACACTTcgattacattattgtatggacCAATATGTAGGTGGTACATGTTGTAACACTttgattacattattgtatggacCAATATGTAGGTGATACATGTTGTAACACTtcaattacattattgtatggacCAATATGTAGGTGATACATGTTTTAACACTTcgattacattattgtatggacCAATATGTAGGTGATACATGTTGTAACACTTccattacattattgtatggacCAATATGTAGGTGATACATGTTTTAACACTTcgattacattattgtatggacCAATATGTAGGTGATACATGTTTTAACACTTcgattacattattgtatggacCAATATGTAGGTGATACATGTTTTAACACTTcgattacattattgtatggacCAATATGTAGGTGATACATGTTTTAACACTtcaattacattattgtatggacCAATATGTAGGTGATACATGTTGTAACACTTcgattacattattgtatggacCAATATGTAGGTGATGCATGTTGTAACACTTcgattacattattgtatggacCAATATGTAGGTGATGCATGTTTTAACACTtcaattacattattgtatggacCAATATGTAGGTGATACATGTTGTAACACTTcgattacattattgtatggacCAATATGTAGGTGATACATGTTTTAACACTTcgattacattattgtatggacCAATATGTAGGTGATGCATGTTGTAACACTtcaattacattattgtatggacCAATATGTAGGTGATACATGTTGTAACACTTcgattacattattgtatggacCAATATGTAGGTGATACATGTTGTAACACTTcgattacattattgtatggacCAATATGTAGGTGATACATGTTTATTGTATGGACCAATATGTAGGTGATAAATGTTGCATGTTGTAACACTttgattacattattgtatggacCAATATGTAGGCGATACATGTTTATTGTATGGACCAATATGTAGGTGATAAATGTTGCATGTTGTAACACTttgattacattattgtatggacCAATATGTAGGTGATGCATGTTGTAACATTtagattacattattgtatggacCAATATGTAGGTGATACATGTTGTAACACTttgattacattattgtatggacCAATATGTAGGTGATACATGTTGTAACACTtcaattacattattgtatggacCAATATGTTGGTGATACATGTTGTAACACTTcgattacattattgtatggacCAATATGTAGGTGATACATGTTGTAACACTTcgattacattattgtatggacCAATATGTAGGTGATACATGTTGTAACACTtagattacattattgtatggacCAATATGTAGGTGATACATGTTGTAACACTTCGATATTATTATTAGATATGTAAAATGATGTCTGAAGAATTAACCCAATTAATATGCTAATTCTGTTCACGGTGTCCATATCGATTTTAGAATTTATTCAAATAGAGTTCCATATTTGTTATACTTACGAAAGATGATTCagatcattatgataatataaacaacCCCCAAACATAACACAAGAATCTCTTTAAAAGTTTACCAGGAAGTCCTCATAGCTTGCATTCTGTTGTTTTCTTAACCATGTGAATGTATCCTCTACATTCCATTTGACAATCTTGCGACTCTCAGAGGAAGCACTCCTACAGAACAAAATTTGAGGCAATTAAAAACATaggaataatatataaatacatgtccaTCTCTTAAAACTGTCCACAAAATATCACACAAATGCTAACTTCTTTAGTAATGTATTCAATGTGGCCCATTTGAAAATAGTtgattatacaataaatattccTCAAATCCTGAAACTTGACTTCCAATTTTTCTTAGTTAATTATGATAATACTGCAaaatcatacaacaaataaagGAACATTGTTTTTCAAGTATTATTTTTAACCTATGAATTCTAACTTGAATAACAAACTCTTCAATTAGCAAtttacagtatcaatataaacctCCAATAGGAGGATAGTTTAGAGATAATCACTATAGAGAGAATGTCCCTCAAAGGATTTAAGTGTACCAAGGCACAAGTATCATAACAAAGACACTTTTTCCACACTCAATCTATTTTTTAATGGCTAAGAGTAACTTCCCTTCACATGGAGTTCTATATACTAAAGCATTTACAGTTCCTGCATGGTAACATCCTCTTTTTAGTATGCAAGTTTAACATATCGGTATTGCAAATTGACTTGACATTCAAAAGCACTGCAGTAGAATGTAATTACCTGGTTTCAATCATTTTCTTTGCTGACTCAGCATATTTGAAGAGCTGTTTCTTGGCATCCCCAGAGTACTTGGGCTTGATCAGTTTCACAGGTATGTCATTCATAATTTCTCTGTACATAGATTGTGATATCTCAGGAGAGCACACCGATGGTAGGAAGGGGTCTGAACCCTTATCCATGACCTTTCTCTCCAGCAGCCACCTATTGAAGGACTCTGTAGGGGCATGTATTCctgaaacaaaatcaacaacaaatacatacaaaaatagTATATATTTAATCTGAGGCAGACATTCCATTCATTGAATTTCAGTTTATACAGCGATACCTTGTTAATGTAAAAATTTAGCATGGCGCCCCCCTACCCTTAGCTGGCTAACGCCACACTTACACAGCCAAATTCACTTGTTCCACCATGCATGTAATTGTTACCTTACACCCCTATTTTATATTGATTCCAAGCAGTTCCGTTTCTATAGGGTCCGAAAGTCATTACCTATGGTCCCTGTTTTTACAGGTGAACTAGGCCTAATTGATGAACAATAGGCGATCGCAACATTATGTTTTGATATAGTCGACTGACCTCTTGCTAATGTTTTGACCATGTGAACAAGAAATGTTGTGGTTGTATGGTTTTAGTCAGTACATCAGATAAAATGTACCAACAACATCAGAAAAGCTGCCGTCCTGACAAGATTCTACTTTCACAAGAATTAATATTCAGCTGGGATATTAGCAGAATGCAAGCCAATATTTGAGAAGCATGGatcaatttttgaaaatccTTTCACGGCAGTGTCACCATGAAGAGAGGGGCAGATCAGATGTCCATCAGCTCCCTTTTTTGGAAAACCATCCAAATGACTTACAATCATGACACCTGATGGAAAACCTGCAGCCAACAGCACAAAATCTTCGAAACATTATGATACATTTTACAAGCCATGGCTACAGCAATACAAATGGATTATGTATGAAGATGACAAAGGTAAGCTTAAAATTAACCAAAATTggatttgattgattgattcaGGAATATCTTGTGTACTTGGCTTTGGTTTTCTTGTCatgtgctatttttagaaagtaCCGTTAGAGTGATGTCCCTTCCCAAAATGTTctcaaaacataaaataatataaataatctcAGAATATCCCCTAAATCTCTggattttatcatttaataacTGTTATCTATTCTTATCATAATTGGTGTTGTTTCTCGAAACGTGGCACcacatcattttgaaattgtggtGATCCCTGCTGCAGAATTTCTACAACTGTGATGTAATTTTCTGATAATGACCGAGTCATTGTCTCTGAACTACATTAATCTGAAAATCCCTTAAACTACACCAACCTTCTCTGGCTTGGCACAGCTCCTGGTAGTGTGTCCGGAGTCGGGCAACCATCTGTGCTCGGAGAATCTCCATGTCGGGATGTGGAGGAGGAAGCACAGGAGGAGCACGCTCAAATATAACAACATTACTTGGTACATCAAAATTCCAGAAAGGGCTGAAAAacatattaatacatttatgtTATACCTTTGGTTTTGAGTGTgaggaaaacaaatatttttcagGTCTCTGAATACATGATATATAGAAAGCAATCTCTCTTACCTATAAGCAAATGCAGGTCTCTTTGTTGGACTGAGTGGTCCCATCTCTGCACTAGACCGTCGCTTCTCCCCTACTTGTGCTGGTGGTATTTCTATACTTGGCCGACTCAGTCGGACGTCCCCTGAAATCTGAGGTGGTCCGGATCCTATACCCAGGGGGTCAGTCAACAAATCTGGCTGTTGCtacaaaacatcaacatcatTTCTTAGGATACTTGAAACGCAAGCATTATAAACATTGCAGCTATAACATCAAGTTCCCTCTGGGCAAGCAGAAATTAATTCCTCAGTATTTACCCCAATACTTCAATGTCTGGTGTTGGATTAAAGACGCCCAGTAATCCAGTTAAAACATTAATTCACACCAGAGTTTTATCACCTTGAATAAAGTATAAAAAGAAGTATTCACTTATCAAGTTATCATAAAATCATTCATGTTTCTTGAACTTATGTATCAATATGTATTACTATCTAATGCTAGCTCTTAAGCTTTCAACTTTTCTACTTACACCACCAATGGGTGGGGGCTGATCCCATAGAGATTCATTAGtgtttttgttgaaaaaatatgGCCGTTGTTCTCGTTTGCTCCAAAACTTTCTCCATCCAGCCAGGAGTAGTTCCTCTGGCAGATCATGGACTGGGTCTGGAGACATGGGTTGCTGTGGTGACAGTGGGAGCGAGTCCTGTCGGGGGATGGGCGAGTGATTGATAGGTGGCGTCATAGTGATGCCATCCTTTGATAATCCTGCTACTGGGTCAATCACTTTCTTCAATTGGGGAGATCCATTGTCCCCATTCTGGGAAACCTTAGGCTGCGGTTCCATTTTCATCACCTACAATAAT from Pecten maximus chromosome 11, xPecMax1.1, whole genome shotgun sequence harbors:
- the LOC117337107 gene encoding mRNA (2'-O-methyladenosine-N(6)-)-methyltransferase-like, which encodes MKMEPQPKVSQNGDNGSPQLKKVIDPVAGLSKDGITMTPPINHSPIPRQDSLPLSPQQPMSPDPVHDLPEELLLAGWRKFWSKREQRPYFFNKNTNESLWDQPPPIGGQQPDLLTDPLGIGSGPPQISGDVRLSRPSIEIPPAQVGEKRRSSAEMGPLSPTKRPAFAYSPFWNFDVPSNVVIFERAPPVLPPPHPDMEILRAQMVARLRTHYQELCQAREGIHAPTESFNRWLLERKVMDKGSDPFLPSVCSPEISQSMYREIMNDIPVKLIKPKYSGDAKKQLFKYAESAKKMIETRSASSESRKIVKWNVEDTFTWLRKQQNASYEDFLERLAHLKRQCQPHLTETAKGSVEGICSKIFNMSVDTVKTLHEKHWQILKESNINQVPPFPEPTHKRKVVCYPIQMVIPCPRLPQVEMQTENEVHSLKFKTETLRINSSHFHKLEQLYRLNCRDDPRFDHFLARVWCLLRRYQTLFGIHANEGFGLQGALPVPVFECLNRVFGVSFECFASPLNCYFRQYCSAFEDTDSYFGSRGSILKFHPVSGSFEANPPFCEELMEAMVDHFEGLLGDTQEPLSFIVFIPEWRDPPTEALMRLESSRFKRKQVIFPPYEHEYRSGFQHICPKMDMSSKSLHGTMVVFLQNNAGFARWGPTPERVKELLLSSKPRDTV